The Acidicapsa ligni genome has a window encoding:
- a CDS encoding glycosyltransferase family 2 protein, whose translation MQITVVIPTYNRAEVLRKTLHAYSQQTGDHRILEILVVDDGSKDHTQTVAAECAELDRRVRYLKQSNRGLAAARNHAIRKAEGELILFGDDDIIPTPNMTAEHIAWHDINPEDNCGVLGYVPWLSELRPTPFMKWSALYGPQFNFGYFVPGKELGFQFGYFCNTSVHASFLREHGTFNEAFKTYGYEDIELSYRLAKKGYKLRYNPDACGYHNKYETLNDAIERVEKLYRSWPEFAQTEAGYQFLEMWRGGKQRPANSVNQVARKMLAPLKSLAIPMLRPLLDTHVPLPAWVYSQVFYHYVTSFATVVQNTEKLVPTV comes from the coding sequence ATGCAAATAACTGTTGTGATCCCCACTTATAACCGCGCTGAAGTTCTGCGAAAGACTCTTCACGCATATTCTCAGCAAACAGGGGATCACCGAATCCTTGAGATCCTTGTCGTTGATGACGGTTCAAAGGATCATACCCAGACGGTGGCAGCCGAGTGTGCCGAGCTGGATAGACGTGTCCGCTATCTAAAGCAATCGAATCGTGGTCTTGCGGCTGCACGAAATCATGCCATTCGCAAGGCCGAAGGCGAATTGATTCTCTTCGGAGATGACGACATCATACCGACGCCAAACATGACTGCTGAACATATAGCGTGGCACGATATCAACCCCGAAGACAACTGTGGCGTACTTGGTTATGTGCCGTGGTTAAGCGAACTTCGTCCTACACCGTTCATGAAGTGGTCCGCACTCTACGGTCCGCAATTTAACTTTGGCTACTTCGTACCCGGCAAGGAGCTTGGCTTTCAGTTCGGATACTTTTGCAACACCAGCGTTCATGCCTCATTTCTTCGCGAGCATGGAACATTCAATGAGGCATTCAAGACCTATGGATACGAAGACATCGAGCTAAGCTATCGACTTGCGAAGAAGGGATACAAATTACGCTATAACCCGGACGCATGTGGATATCACAACAAGTACGAGACGCTGAACGATGCAATTGAACGGGTCGAAAAACTCTACCGATCATGGCCTGAGTTCGCACAGACAGAAGCAGGCTATCAGTTTCTCGAAATGTGGCGCGGCGGAAAACAGCGGCCAGCGAATAGTGTCAACCAGGTGGCCAGGAAGATGCTTGCCCCTTTAAAGTCACTTGCCATCCCCATGCTAAGGCCTTTGCTCGATACTCATGTCCCCTTGCCCGCTTGGGTTTATAGCCAGGTCTTCTACCACTATGTAACTTCGTTCGCAACCGTTGTTCAGAACACGGAAAAGCTCGTACCAACCGTTTAA
- a CDS encoding acyltransferase — translation MADTFTIIHGKKTERSQVKPRMPKFTPPAFSCIAPDVLLGKNVRIFPFVNLYGCIIGNNSKIGTFVEIQKNVSIGANVKVSSHTFICEGVCIEDDVFIGHNVSFINDKHPRATSNSGQLQTEADWKVVKTLVKKGASIGTSCTILCGVTIGQGAMVGAGSVVTRDVAPYTVVAGNPARRLRTLEAK, via the coding sequence ATGGCCGATACTTTTACCATCATTCACGGAAAGAAAACAGAGCGGAGCCAGGTGAAGCCTCGGATGCCAAAGTTTACACCGCCTGCTTTTAGTTGTATTGCTCCAGACGTCTTATTAGGTAAGAACGTGCGTATCTTTCCGTTCGTAAACCTGTATGGATGCATCATTGGCAATAACAGCAAGATAGGCACCTTTGTTGAGATACAAAAGAACGTAAGCATCGGTGCAAATGTAAAAGTCTCAAGCCATACCTTCATTTGCGAAGGTGTATGCATTGAGGACGATGTCTTCATCGGACATAATGTTTCGTTCATAAACGACAAGCATCCTCGCGCGACCAGCAACAGTGGCCAACTACAGACGGAAGCAGATTGGAAGGTTGTCAAAACCCTGGTAAAAAAGGGTGCGTCGATAGGGACCAGTTGTACGATTCTGTGCGGAGTCACAATCGGTCAGGGCGCGATGGTGGGAGCCGGCAGTGTTGTCACGCGTGATGTAGCCCCGTACACCGTCGTTGCAGGAAATCCCGCCAGACGCTTGCGAACGCTGGAGGCGAAATGA
- a CDS encoding O-antigen ligase family protein — translation MIFVILLDVIVFISLFYVNAKKGFEETLPMAAFFLIIFPEESKVPLGLFDITTQRLVTLILIFLAIISRKRAGTHRRKLPLKIWILAIAFWWTLATVNSIAFTDSLKALLALFLDYLVIYFLFATYVTSVNTVRRILLGIAGGLILCSVFGCLEAYANWSVVTLFPTEVHRFGTSGALYLDDARGLRVQSTFGHPILFGSALAMGIPMTLYLIATARKRIQKIYLWIGLLFMFTCIFKTSSRGPWIALTLSLIPFLFFGLPRIRKYILIICLFAVTVLVVRPGVTETIWNDYMATVDDHSSQGESYQYRYELYHLVMEKLDQSPLRAIWGYGPQSFPFLHLSGSINGRGMEFVSCDSSIAALLVETGYIGISLIGFVFLYILLTAFRTFRRASRPNDQLCILFFANLSAFYFEMTNVAILGWGQQTILLWVIIAMTMIYPSLLRAERAASRNAIPLDLQNRDIDSTMRVLSPARISWELPDQI, via the coding sequence ATGATTTTTGTAATCCTACTCGATGTTATTGTCTTCATCTCTCTTTTCTACGTCAATGCGAAGAAAGGCTTCGAGGAGACTCTGCCTATGGCAGCCTTCTTCCTCATTATTTTCCCAGAAGAATCTAAAGTACCCCTCGGTCTTTTCGATATTACAACGCAGAGACTCGTCACCCTCATTCTCATCTTCCTCGCCATAATTAGCAGAAAACGAGCAGGAACACATCGCAGAAAGTTACCCCTGAAGATATGGATATTGGCAATCGCATTTTGGTGGACTCTGGCAACAGTCAACTCCATTGCATTTACTGACAGTTTAAAAGCTCTTCTCGCCCTATTCCTCGATTACCTCGTAATCTACTTCCTCTTTGCCACATATGTTACGAGTGTCAATACAGTGCGTCGAATCCTTCTCGGCATCGCCGGAGGTTTGATCCTATGCTCTGTATTCGGATGTCTCGAAGCCTACGCTAATTGGTCTGTCGTGACGCTTTTCCCCACAGAGGTTCATCGCTTCGGAACCAGCGGAGCTTTGTATTTGGACGATGCGAGAGGGCTTCGTGTCCAATCCACTTTCGGACATCCAATACTCTTTGGCAGCGCGCTGGCAATGGGTATTCCGATGACGCTATATCTCATTGCAACCGCCCGCAAGCGAATTCAGAAAATCTATCTCTGGATTGGGCTACTCTTCATGTTCACGTGCATTTTCAAAACATCCAGCAGAGGCCCATGGATAGCACTTACTCTATCTCTCATTCCATTTTTATTTTTCGGCCTCCCCCGAATCAGAAAATACATCCTCATAATTTGCTTATTCGCCGTGACAGTATTAGTGGTGAGACCCGGAGTGACGGAGACAATCTGGAACGACTATATGGCTACCGTCGATGACCACTCGTCTCAGGGAGAATCCTATCAATACCGTTACGAGCTATACCATTTAGTTATGGAGAAACTGGACCAAAGCCCACTCCGCGCTATTTGGGGATATGGGCCGCAGTCCTTTCCGTTCCTGCACTTGAGTGGCTCAATCAATGGACGCGGGATGGAGTTTGTCAGTTGTGACAGTTCCATTGCCGCCTTGCTCGTGGAGACTGGATACATTGGCATCTCTCTCATAGGCTTCGTGTTTCTCTATATTTTGCTGACTGCGTTTCGCACCTTTCGAAGAGCCTCTCGGCCAAATGATCAGTTGTGTATTCTCTTCTTTGCAAACCTGTCTGCCTTCTATTTCGAGATGACCAATGTTGCAATTCTTGGCTGGGGTCAGCAAACGATATTGCTCTGGGTCATCATAGCAATGACCATGATTTACCCATCCTTGTTAAGGGCAGAAAGAGCGGCATCGCGCAACGCTATCCCCCTTGACTTACAGAATCGAGACATAGATTCAACTATGCGAGTCTTGTCACCTGCACGCATTTCGTGGGAACTACCCGACCAAATATAA
- a CDS encoding NAD-dependent epimerase/dehydratase family protein, which produces MNPIKGMKILITGGAGFVGSTTADQLFEAGAAEVRVLDNFIRGNARNLERAASKGDLTIIEGDIRDQDVVDAAVDGVDYIIHEAALRITRCAEAPREGIEVLVNGTLNVLESAVRHKVKKIVAASSASVYGDPVYLPMDESHPFNNRTLYGAAKIANEQMLRSYYEMYGLPYVAFRYFNIYGPRMDVDGVYTEVLVRWIDAIQAGKPPKIFGDGSQSMDFVYVEDVARANVAGLMSDVVDEVFNVGTGVQTTLEELSRMLLMIYGSSLSPEYHPARNVNNVQARRAAVDKAEALLDFKARVDLESGLRSLIEWHKEIRSEETVVAGGVK; this is translated from the coding sequence ATGAACCCAATTAAGGGTATGAAAATACTGATTACGGGCGGGGCGGGTTTCGTCGGCAGCACGACTGCCGACCAGCTTTTTGAGGCAGGCGCCGCAGAAGTTAGAGTGCTCGATAACTTCATCCGTGGCAATGCAAGAAATCTCGAACGAGCTGCAAGTAAAGGCGACCTGACCATCATAGAAGGTGATATACGTGACCAGGATGTGGTTGATGCTGCCGTTGATGGAGTGGATTACATCATCCATGAAGCGGCTCTGCGCATCACACGCTGCGCCGAAGCACCAAGAGAGGGAATTGAGGTGCTCGTCAATGGTACGTTGAATGTTTTGGAGAGTGCAGTGCGGCACAAGGTTAAGAAGATTGTTGCTGCCTCTTCGGCTTCGGTGTACGGTGATCCGGTCTATCTCCCGATGGATGAGAGTCACCCTTTCAACAACCGAACGTTGTATGGTGCGGCAAAAATTGCGAATGAGCAGATGCTGCGCTCCTATTACGAGATGTATGGTCTACCTTATGTGGCTTTCCGGTACTTCAATATCTACGGACCGAGGATGGATGTGGATGGTGTCTACACTGAAGTGCTGGTTCGGTGGATAGATGCAATACAAGCTGGAAAACCTCCGAAGATATTTGGCGACGGATCGCAGTCAATGGACTTCGTATATGTAGAAGACGTGGCGAGAGCGAACGTTGCAGGCCTGATGTCGGACGTTGTAGATGAGGTGTTCAATGTCGGCACAGGTGTACAGACTACGCTGGAAGAATTGAGCAGAATGCTGTTGATGATTTATGGATCATCTTTATCGCCTGAATATCATCCGGCACGCAATGTAAACAACGTACAGGCCAGACGTGCTGCGGTTGACAAGGCGGAAGCTTTGTTAGATTTCAAGGCAAGAGTGGATTTGGAAAGCGGCTTGCGTTCGTTGATCGAATGGCACAAGGAGATCCGGTCCGAGGAGACAGTTGTTGCTGGAGGTGTGAAATGA
- a CDS encoding DegT/DnrJ/EryC1/StrS family aminotransferase, translated as MTTLLKPAPAMIPVARPYIGEEEERGVLDVLRSGWVTQGPRVAEFEAKFAEYVGCEHAIAVSSCTTALQLSLIVSGIGPGDEVICPSLSFIATANAIACIGATPVFVDIDLSTYNLDPAAVEAHISTRTKAILAVHQIGLSAELNTLHLVAAKHGLKLIEDAACAIGSEYDGQLIGRPVGDIACFSFHPRKIMTTGEGGMITTRDADLAERLRRLRQHAMSMSDVTRHNAKQIAIETYDEIGFNFRMTDMQAAVGIAQLGRLDSMLDKRRSLAQRYSNALEHLSWLRVPYVPENCRHNYQSYMVLLIGEAAAQRDHIMQRLLERNISTRRAIMAIHREAPYRSASWEDSLPQTSLVTDTGMILPLFHQMTEEDQDYVIEAIHEVQL; from the coding sequence ATGACAACTCTGCTTAAGCCAGCTCCCGCAATGATTCCCGTGGCTCGTCCTTACATAGGAGAAGAAGAGGAGCGAGGAGTGCTTGATGTGCTTCGCTCCGGTTGGGTTACGCAGGGGCCGAGGGTTGCTGAGTTTGAGGCAAAGTTTGCAGAGTACGTTGGCTGTGAACATGCCATCGCTGTTTCGTCCTGCACTACAGCTCTGCAACTCTCACTGATTGTCAGCGGGATCGGGCCCGGCGATGAGGTTATTTGCCCAAGCCTCTCTTTCATTGCGACAGCCAACGCAATCGCCTGCATTGGCGCAACACCTGTCTTTGTCGATATCGACCTGTCTACATATAACCTGGATCCTGCCGCGGTCGAGGCACATATATCCACGCGAACCAAGGCCATTCTGGCTGTTCATCAAATTGGGCTTTCAGCCGAATTAAATACCCTGCATCTAGTTGCCGCAAAGCATGGACTAAAACTCATTGAGGATGCGGCCTGTGCGATCGGTTCGGAATACGATGGGCAATTGATTGGCAGGCCAGTCGGTGATATTGCCTGCTTTAGCTTTCATCCGCGGAAGATCATGACTACCGGTGAAGGCGGCATGATAACAACGCGCGACGCTGATCTCGCCGAGAGACTACGGCGATTGAGACAGCATGCAATGAGTATGTCAGACGTAACTCGGCACAATGCCAAGCAGATTGCGATCGAGACTTATGATGAGATAGGTTTCAATTTCCGTATGACCGATATGCAGGCTGCGGTGGGCATTGCGCAACTCGGCCGGCTCGATAGCATGCTCGATAAGAGACGCTCCCTGGCACAACGTTATTCAAATGCACTGGAGCATCTTTCCTGGCTACGGGTGCCGTATGTTCCCGAAAATTGCCGCCACAATTATCAGTCCTACATGGTTCTTTTGATTGGGGAAGCCGCGGCGCAACGGGATCATATTATGCAGCGTCTGCTGGAGAGAAACATCTCCACAAGACGAGCAATCATGGCGATACATCGAGAAGCGCCATATCGCTCTGCATCCTGGGAGGACAGCTTACCGCAAACCAGTCTTGTCACGGATACCGGGATGATTCTTCCGTTGTTTCATCAGATGACAGAGGAAGATCAGGATTACGTGATTGAAGCTATTCACGAAGTCCAACTGTGA
- a CDS encoding glycosyltransferase produces the protein MVAYTFYETDNRVRRYAETLVRRGDQVDAIVLRRPGQTPFDVIRGVNVYRIQKRVVDETHPFTYLAKLLFFLLRSFYMLSTHHLRRHYDLIHVHSIPDFEVFSTLIPRLMGAKIILDIHDIVPELYASKFKISIKSFPFRLLVWMEKLSVRYSHHVIIANHLWFERLVSRSASLERCSTILNYPDPLIFHSVKGPATQHSDEFVMCYPGTLSWHQGVDLIILAVARLRDKAPNLRLLVFGDGPERDKLQALVKEHRLENQVTIGAGVALEQVAEVMRHVDLGVEPKRKRSFGNEALSTKILEFMAMDVPVLASDTLINQRYFSGGLVDFFVSDDVDDLASAIFRLMNDSQRCATMRERGLQYIQLNNWDAKMHEYLDLVDVLVQPQTKKPSPHFHRGTLSDSDQPSSV, from the coding sequence ATGGTGGCATATACATTCTATGAAACCGACAATCGCGTTCGACGATATGCGGAGACGCTTGTGAGGCGCGGAGATCAAGTTGACGCTATTGTTCTTCGGCGTCCGGGGCAGACTCCATTCGATGTTATTCGCGGCGTGAATGTTTATCGAATCCAAAAGCGAGTGGTCGATGAGACACACCCCTTCACCTACCTTGCTAAACTGCTTTTTTTCTTGCTTCGTTCCTTCTACATGCTTTCCACACACCATCTTCGTAGACACTACGACCTCATCCATGTGCATTCGATTCCGGATTTCGAGGTATTCTCAACATTGATCCCACGCTTGATGGGTGCAAAAATCATCCTCGATATTCATGATATTGTTCCCGAGTTATATGCAAGCAAGTTCAAGATCAGCATCAAATCATTCCCTTTCCGCCTGCTTGTGTGGATGGAGAAGTTATCTGTACGCTACTCACACCATGTTATTATCGCGAACCATTTATGGTTCGAGAGATTAGTAAGCAGGTCTGCCAGCCTGGAACGTTGTTCGACAATTTTGAACTACCCAGATCCGTTAATCTTCCACTCCGTCAAGGGCCCTGCAACCCAGCATTCAGACGAATTTGTCATGTGTTACCCCGGAACACTGAGTTGGCACCAGGGAGTTGATCTGATCATCCTTGCTGTCGCCAGGCTCCGTGATAAAGCACCTAATCTGCGATTGCTTGTCTTTGGCGATGGCCCTGAAAGAGATAAGCTGCAAGCGCTCGTTAAAGAGCATCGACTTGAAAACCAGGTAACGATAGGCGCCGGCGTGGCACTCGAACAGGTTGCCGAAGTAATGAGACACGTAGATCTCGGAGTCGAACCAAAGCGAAAGCGATCGTTTGGTAACGAAGCCCTAAGCACAAAGATCTTGGAATTCATGGCTATGGATGTGCCAGTGCTGGCATCCGACACGCTCATAAACCAGCGCTATTTTAGCGGCGGCCTCGTAGACTTTTTCGTTTCCGATGATGTAGATGACTTAGCTTCTGCGATCTTCCGGCTGATGAATGATTCTCAACGATGTGCAACTATGCGCGAGCGTGGCCTGCAGTATATTCAGCTAAACAATTGGGATGCAAAGATGCACGAATATCTTGATCTCGTCGACGTCCTGGTTCAGCCACAAACGAAGAAGCCATCGCCGCACTTTCACCGAGGTACGCTCTCTGATTCCGATCAACCGTCTTCTGTTTAA
- a CDS encoding DegT/DnrJ/EryC1/StrS family aminotransferase, protein MKVPFVDLKLLHSGIEDELREVFSRVLSNSSFVLGPEVEQFEKDFATYCGTAHAVAVNTGTAAIHLVLAGLGIGPGDEVITVAHTFIATAEAISAVGATPVFVDINPISFCMDADKIEAAITHRTRAIVPVHIYGQVADMDAISAVAKRHGIPVVEDACQAHGAEYKGRKAGSLGVAGCFSFYPGKNLGACGEGGAVTTDDAALAQRIRMWRDHGSRKKYEHEFAGHNMRMEGLQGGLLSVKLKYLDHWNNQRRQAARHYARLLAGSPITIPAEMDYGRHVYHLYVVQAVDRDGLRQQLADAGVESGLHYPTPLHLQEAYRHLGYKKGDFPITESVKDHILSLPIYPGIAPEAIEHVVAELQESCNVA, encoded by the coding sequence ATGAAGGTTCCTTTTGTCGACTTGAAATTGCTACATAGCGGAATCGAAGATGAGCTGCGTGAGGTATTCTCCCGGGTTCTCAGTAACTCTTCGTTTGTCCTTGGTCCAGAAGTTGAACAATTCGAAAAAGACTTCGCCACATATTGCGGGACAGCACATGCGGTTGCCGTTAACACCGGAACGGCAGCGATCCACCTTGTATTAGCGGGCCTGGGAATTGGGCCTGGGGACGAAGTTATTACCGTTGCTCATACGTTTATAGCGACGGCTGAAGCGATTAGCGCAGTTGGTGCTACTCCGGTATTTGTCGATATCAATCCCATTTCATTTTGCATGGATGCGGATAAGATCGAAGCTGCCATCACTCACCGGACTCGCGCAATCGTACCTGTTCATATTTATGGACAGGTTGCAGATATGGATGCTATCTCTGCAGTGGCGAAGCGTCATGGAATCCCCGTTGTCGAAGATGCATGTCAGGCTCATGGGGCAGAGTATAAGGGGCGCAAAGCAGGGTCATTGGGAGTCGCAGGATGCTTTAGTTTTTATCCTGGAAAAAACCTGGGTGCATGTGGAGAGGGCGGTGCAGTGACCACCGATGATGCCGCGCTCGCGCAGCGAATAAGAATGTGGCGCGATCATGGATCCCGCAAGAAGTATGAGCACGAATTTGCTGGACACAACATGCGTATGGAGGGACTGCAGGGCGGCCTGCTCTCTGTAAAATTGAAGTATCTGGATCACTGGAATAACCAACGGCGGCAGGCTGCTCGACACTACGCGAGATTACTCGCAGGTAGTCCCATCACTATTCCAGCAGAGATGGATTATGGTCGTCATGTATATCACTTGTATGTTGTTCAGGCGGTAGATCGGGATGGACTTAGACAGCAACTTGCAGATGCCGGAGTGGAATCTGGTCTGCACTATCCGACCCCGTTACATCTGCAGGAAGCATATCGTCATCTCGGATACAAAAAAGGCGATTTTCCGATAACGGAGAGCGTGAAGGACCATATCTTGTCTCTCCCTATCTATCCGGGAATAGCTCCCGAAGCAATCGAACATGTAGTCGCTGAATTGCAGGAGAGTTGTAATGTCGCTTGA
- a CDS encoding acyltransferase: MSLESGIDTIVEERLVQAVFGVTNVIDDAAWEWQYASHLKETYTPSELIASYSRYRGDEGSFETKLRRIIFRAMCKQAGHALRVEPEVILKHPETMVLGDGVFIGAHTMIQGRFDGTCHIGNHVWIGPHSYFDARNLILEDYVGWGPGAKVLGSAHTGVPIDVPIIATSLKIEQVVVGYGADIGTNATLLPGVRVGAHSIVGAGAVVTEDVPDYSVVAGVPARVIRYRK; this comes from the coding sequence ATGTCGCTTGAGAGCGGAATAGACACCATAGTGGAAGAGCGTTTGGTCCAGGCGGTGTTTGGTGTAACTAACGTTATTGACGATGCAGCGTGGGAGTGGCAGTATGCCTCTCATCTGAAGGAAACTTATACTCCATCGGAGTTAATAGCGAGTTACTCCAGATACCGCGGAGATGAAGGTTCCTTTGAGACGAAACTCCGTCGTATTATCTTTCGCGCGATGTGCAAGCAGGCCGGTCATGCGCTGCGAGTTGAGCCAGAGGTAATACTCAAACATCCCGAGACAATGGTGTTGGGCGATGGGGTCTTTATCGGCGCGCATACGATGATTCAGGGGCGTTTTGATGGAACATGCCACATCGGCAATCACGTGTGGATTGGACCACACTCCTACTTCGATGCACGGAATCTAATTCTCGAAGATTATGTTGGATGGGGACCGGGAGCGAAGGTGCTTGGATCCGCGCACACAGGTGTGCCCATTGATGTTCCTATTATTGCGACCAGCCTCAAGATAGAACAGGTAGTTGTAGGCTATGGGGCAGATATTGGAACAAACGCGACACTTCTTCCTGGCGTGCGTGTGGGGGCTCATTCAATAGTGGGCGCTGGAGCGGTTGTTACAGAAGATGTGCCGGATTATTCCGTAGTAGCGGGAGTGCCAGCGCGAGTTATCCGCTATCGGAAGTGA